A portion of the Microbacterium hominis genome contains these proteins:
- a CDS encoding DUF3566 domain-containing protein, whose translation MSTVADKLARKSSHKTTAKQVRLRLVYVDFWSAVKLSFLAAIAIAIVTVVSMVMVYLVVQTTGLIDQADEFLGSFSDGSFLLSQFVSLPQVLAFSAVVAILNLVVVTVLGAVMAGIYNLAVKVTGGLLVGFTSN comes from the coding sequence ATGAGCACGGTAGCCGACAAGCTCGCGAGAAAGTCCAGCCACAAGACCACCGCCAAGCAGGTGCGCCTGCGCCTGGTGTACGTCGACTTCTGGTCGGCTGTGAAGCTCTCGTTCCTCGCCGCGATCGCGATCGCGATCGTCACCGTCGTCTCGATGGTCATGGTGTACCTCGTCGTGCAGACCACCGGTCTGATCGATCAGGCTGACGAGTTCCTGGGCAGCTTCTCCGACGGGAGCTTCCTGCTTTCGCAGTTCGTGAGCCTCCCGCAGGTGCTCGCGTTCTCGGCGGTCGTCGCCATCCTCAACCTCGTCGTCGTCACGGTGCTCGGCGCCGTCATGGCGGGCATCTACAACCTCGCGGTGAAGGTGACCGGCGGACTGCTGGTCGGGTTCACCTCCAACTGA
- a CDS encoding DNA helicase yields MSLSRKRKKELKQLQKQANTLWESQQVLVGEAASVAREASRQLGHFGREQVAPTVQATYDQYAAPYVDKSMKYSKNVLENKIVPTAGAVVGSALSVWDAANETRERLAAGKGLQMPDAKTYAKKADKYSKSATKKLSKKLSAIEPASQKQGMGAGGVIALILGIAAAAGVIYAAWQTLRADDELWVADDPLRAPDA; encoded by the coding sequence GTGAGCCTCAGCCGTAAGCGCAAGAAGGAACTCAAGCAGCTGCAGAAGCAGGCCAACACGCTGTGGGAGTCTCAGCAGGTTCTGGTCGGAGAGGCTGCCTCGGTGGCGCGCGAGGCGAGCAGACAGCTCGGCCACTTCGGGCGCGAGCAGGTGGCCCCCACCGTGCAGGCCACGTACGACCAGTACGCCGCACCTTATGTCGACAAGAGCATGAAGTACTCGAAGAACGTGCTCGAGAACAAGATCGTGCCCACGGCCGGTGCCGTGGTCGGCTCGGCCCTGTCTGTCTGGGATGCCGCGAACGAGACGCGCGAGCGTCTCGCCGCCGGCAAGGGTCTGCAGATGCCCGACGCCAAGACCTACGCCAAGAAGGCCGACAAGTATTCGAAGAGCGCCACCAAGAAGCTCTCGAAGAAGCTGTCCGCGATCGAGCCGGCATCCCAGAAGCAGGGCATGGGCGCCGGCGGGGTGATCGCACTGATCCTCGGCATCGCCGCGGCAGCGGGTGTCATCTACGCCGCGTGGCAGACGCTGCGCGCCGATGACGAGCTCTGGGTCGCCGACGACCCGCTGCGCGCTCCCGACGCGTGA
- the gyrB gene encoding DNA topoisomerase (ATP-hydrolyzing) subunit B yields MTSDNPGSVPEHSTSAGKAPNEYGADAIQVLEGLEAVRKRPGMYIGSTGERGLHHLVYEIVDNSVDEALAGYCDTIEVTILEDGAVRVIDNGRGIPVDMHRTEGKSTVEVVLTVLHAGGKFGGGGYAVSGGLHGVGSSVVNALSSRLEVEVKRQGHVWRQSYRDGGQPQAPLAQSEPSEETGTTITFWPDEGIFDTVDFDYDTLRTRFQQMAFLNKGLRITLRDERPQAYTEETEPGEDPQPRHDSFLYERGLVDYVEYLNKVRHSDVVNDEIIEVESEDTERKIAMELAMQWTTSYTENVFTFANTINTHEGGTHEEGFRAALTTLVNRYARANNLLKEKDDNLTGEDIREGLTAVISVKLSEPQFEGQTKTKLGNTEAKAFVQKVVGDQLGDWFDRNPQQAKNVIRKAIDAASARMAARKARETARRKSVFESAAMPDKLKDCTSKDPSISEIFLVEGDSAGGSAVSGRDPHTQAILALRGKILNVERARLDKALSNKEVQAMIQAFGTGIGEDFDIDKARYHKIVLMADADVDGQHITTLLLTLLFRYMRGLIEAGFVYLAQPPLYRLKWSNAPHEYVFSDRERDALLADGAANGKRLPKDSGVQRYKGLGEMNAKELWETTMDVTTRTLKQVTIDDAAAADEIFSVLMGEDVESRRGFIQRNAKDVRFLDI; encoded by the coding sequence ATGACGTCTGATAACCCCGGAAGCGTTCCCGAGCATTCGACATCGGCAGGGAAGGCGCCCAACGAATACGGGGCAGACGCCATCCAGGTGCTGGAAGGACTCGAAGCGGTCCGCAAGCGCCCCGGCATGTACATCGGTTCCACGGGCGAGCGCGGTCTCCACCACCTCGTCTACGAGATCGTCGACAACTCGGTCGATGAGGCCCTCGCGGGCTACTGCGACACGATCGAGGTCACCATCCTCGAAGACGGCGCCGTGCGCGTCATCGACAACGGCCGCGGCATCCCCGTCGACATGCACCGCACCGAGGGGAAGTCGACCGTGGAGGTCGTGCTGACCGTGCTGCACGCCGGCGGGAAATTCGGCGGGGGCGGCTACGCGGTGTCCGGCGGCCTCCACGGCGTCGGCTCATCTGTTGTGAACGCCCTCTCGAGTCGGCTCGAGGTCGAGGTCAAGCGACAGGGCCACGTCTGGCGCCAGTCGTACCGCGACGGCGGTCAGCCGCAGGCGCCCCTCGCGCAGAGCGAGCCAAGCGAGGAGACCGGAACGACGATCACGTTCTGGCCGGACGAGGGCATCTTCGACACCGTCGACTTCGACTACGACACCCTGCGCACGCGGTTCCAGCAGATGGCGTTCCTGAACAAGGGGCTGCGCATCACGCTGCGCGACGAGCGCCCGCAGGCGTACACGGAGGAGACCGAGCCGGGTGAGGACCCGCAGCCGCGTCACGACAGCTTCCTCTATGAGCGCGGCCTCGTGGACTACGTCGAATACCTCAACAAGGTGCGTCACTCCGACGTCGTCAACGACGAGATCATCGAGGTCGAGTCGGAGGACACCGAGCGCAAGATCGCGATGGAGCTCGCGATGCAGTGGACCACGAGCTATACCGAGAACGTGTTCACCTTCGCGAACACGATCAACACGCACGAGGGCGGCACGCACGAGGAGGGATTCCGGGCGGCGCTGACCACGCTGGTCAACCGCTACGCACGCGCGAACAACCTCCTCAAGGAGAAGGACGACAACCTCACCGGCGAAGACATCCGCGAGGGGCTCACCGCCGTCATCTCCGTGAAGTTGTCCGAGCCCCAGTTCGAAGGACAGACGAAGACCAAGCTCGGCAACACCGAGGCCAAGGCCTTCGTGCAGAAGGTCGTCGGCGATCAGCTCGGCGACTGGTTCGACCGCAACCCGCAGCAGGCGAAGAACGTCATCCGCAAGGCCATCGATGCGGCGTCCGCGAGGATGGCCGCCCGGAAGGCGCGCGAGACGGCGCGCCGCAAGAGCGTGTTCGAGTCCGCCGCAATGCCGGACAAGCTGAAGGACTGCACGTCGAAGGACCCCTCGATCAGCGAGATCTTCCTCGTCGAGGGAGACTCGGCGGGCGGTTCGGCCGTGTCGGGCCGCGACCCGCATACGCAGGCGATCCTGGCGCTCCGGGGCAAGATCCTGAACGTCGAGCGTGCGCGCCTGGACAAGGCTCTGTCGAACAAGGAGGTCCAGGCGATGATCCAGGCCTTCGGCACGGGCATCGGCGAGGACTTCGACATCGACAAGGCGCGGTACCACAAGATCGTGCTGATGGCCGATGCCGATGTCGACGGCCAGCACATCACGACCCTGCTGCTGACGCTCCTGTTCCGGTACATGCGCGGACTCATCGAGGCCGGCTTCGTCTACCTCGCACAGCCGCCGCTGTACCGCCTCAAGTGGTCGAACGCGCCGCACGAGTACGTCTTCAGCGACCGGGAGCGCGATGCGCTGCTGGCCGACGGCGCCGCGAACGGCAAGCGCCTGCCGAAGGACTCCGGCGTGCAGCGCTACAAGGGCCTCGGCGAGATGAACGCCAAGGAGCTGTGGGAGACGACCATGGATGTCACGACCCGCACCCTCAAGCAGGTGACGATCGACGATGCCGCGGCCGCCGACGAGATCTTCTCGGTGCTCATGGGCGAAGACGTCGAATCCCGCCGCGGATTCATCCAGCGCAACGCCAAGGACGTGCGCTTCCTCGACATCTGA
- the gyrA gene encoding DNA gyrase subunit A, translating into MADEQRPTPEHDHGRIDQVDLQLEMQRSYLDYAMAVIIGRALPDVRDGLKPVHRRVIYGMYDGGFRPDKSFSKCARVVGEVMGQYHPHGDSAIYDALVRLVQPWSLRYPLAQGQGNFGSPGNMGAAAPRYTETKMAQLALEMVRDIEEETVDFQDNYDGQTQEPSVLPARFPNLLVNGSVGIAVGMATNIPPHNLREVSAGALWALENPDAPREELLDALMERIPGPDFPTGAQILGTKGIREAYRTGRGSITMRAVVSIEEIQGRTCLVITELPYQVNPDNLAVKIGDLAREGKITGIADIRDETSDRTGQRLVVVLKRDAVAKVVLNNLYKHTQLQENFGANMLAIVDGVPRTLALDAFITHWLDHQSEVIVRRTRYRLRKAEERMHILRGYLKALDALDEVIALIRRSPTVQDANEGLQGLLEIDEIQAQAILDMQLRRLAALERQKIVDEATELEARIADYNEILADPARQRAIVRDELTAIVDKFGDDRRTHILHGFDGDVSMEDLIAEEEVVVTVTRDGYIKRTRSDNYRSQHRGGKGVKGAQLRADDVVEHFFVTTTHHWLLFFTTKGRVYRSKAYELPEAGRDAKGQHVANFLALQPDEEIAQILDIRDYSVATYLVLATEGGLVKKTRLTEYDTNRQGGVIAIKLREGDEVVSALLVDQGDDILLISRHGMSLRFTASDDALRPMGRSTEGVKGMSFRDRDSLLSASVVSDSGFVFVVTEGGYAKRTAVEQYRIQSRGGLGIKVAKLHEDRGDLAGGLIVSEDDEVLVVLASGKVVRSAVAEVPAKGRDTMGVVFARAGDDDRILAIARNGERGIGEETEAVEADNPPAAPEIPEESVDA; encoded by the coding sequence ATGGCTGACGAACAGCGCCCCACGCCCGAGCACGATCACGGCCGGATCGACCAGGTCGACCTCCAGCTGGAGATGCAGCGGAGCTATCTCGACTACGCGATGGCGGTCATCATCGGCCGTGCCCTCCCCGACGTGCGCGACGGCTTGAAGCCCGTGCACCGCCGCGTCATCTACGGCATGTACGACGGCGGGTTCCGTCCCGACAAGTCGTTCTCCAAGTGTGCCCGTGTCGTCGGCGAGGTCATGGGCCAGTATCACCCGCACGGCGACTCCGCGATCTACGACGCCCTGGTGCGCCTGGTCCAGCCGTGGTCGCTGCGCTACCCGCTCGCACAGGGCCAGGGCAACTTCGGCTCGCCCGGAAATATGGGGGCGGCCGCCCCGCGGTACACCGAGACGAAGATGGCTCAGCTCGCGCTCGAGATGGTGCGCGACATCGAAGAGGAGACCGTCGACTTCCAGGACAACTACGACGGCCAGACCCAGGAGCCGTCGGTCCTCCCGGCCCGGTTCCCGAACCTCCTCGTCAACGGCTCCGTCGGCATCGCGGTCGGCATGGCCACGAACATCCCGCCCCACAACCTGCGGGAGGTGTCGGCCGGCGCGCTGTGGGCGCTCGAGAACCCCGACGCACCGCGCGAGGAGCTGCTCGACGCGCTCATGGAGCGCATCCCCGGCCCGGACTTCCCAACCGGCGCCCAGATCCTCGGAACGAAGGGCATCCGCGAGGCCTATCGCACCGGCCGCGGCTCGATCACCATGCGCGCCGTGGTGTCGATCGAGGAGATCCAGGGACGCACGTGCCTCGTGATCACCGAGCTGCCGTACCAGGTCAACCCCGACAACCTCGCCGTCAAGATCGGCGACCTCGCCCGCGAGGGCAAGATCACGGGCATCGCCGACATCCGCGACGAGACGAGCGACCGGACCGGTCAGCGACTCGTGGTCGTCCTCAAGCGGGATGCCGTCGCCAAGGTCGTGCTGAACAACCTGTACAAGCACACGCAGCTGCAGGAGAACTTCGGCGCGAACATGCTCGCGATCGTCGACGGCGTGCCGCGCACTCTCGCCCTCGACGCGTTCATCACGCACTGGCTCGATCACCAGAGCGAGGTCATCGTCCGCCGCACGCGCTATCGCCTCCGCAAGGCCGAGGAGCGCATGCACATCCTGCGGGGCTACCTCAAGGCGCTGGATGCCCTCGACGAGGTCATCGCCCTCATCCGCCGCTCGCCTACGGTGCAGGATGCGAACGAAGGCCTGCAGGGACTCCTCGAGATCGACGAGATCCAGGCGCAGGCGATCCTCGACATGCAGCTGCGACGCCTGGCGGCGCTGGAGCGCCAGAAGATCGTCGACGAGGCGACCGAGCTCGAAGCGCGGATCGCCGACTACAACGAGATCCTCGCCGACCCGGCTCGACAGCGCGCGATCGTCCGCGACGAGCTGACCGCGATCGTCGACAAGTTCGGCGATGACCGTCGCACACACATCCTGCACGGCTTCGACGGCGATGTCTCGATGGAAGACCTCATCGCCGAAGAAGAGGTCGTGGTCACCGTCACGCGTGACGGTTACATCAAGCGCACCCGCAGCGACAACTACCGCTCGCAGCACCGTGGCGGCAAGGGCGTGAAGGGTGCGCAGCTGCGCGCAGACGACGTCGTCGAGCACTTCTTCGTGACGACGACGCACCACTGGCTGCTCTTCTTCACCACCAAGGGGCGTGTCTACCGCTCGAAGGCCTACGAACTCCCCGAGGCCGGACGTGATGCGAAGGGTCAGCATGTGGCCAACTTCCTCGCGCTCCAGCCCGACGAGGAGATCGCGCAGATCCTCGATATCCGCGACTACAGCGTCGCGACCTACCTCGTGCTGGCCACCGAGGGCGGCCTGGTGAAGAAGACCCGCCTGACCGAGTACGACACCAACCGCCAGGGCGGCGTCATCGCCATCAAGCTGCGCGAGGGCGACGAGGTGGTCAGCGCGCTGCTGGTCGACCAGGGCGATGACATCCTGCTCATCAGCCGCCACGGCATGTCGCTGCGCTTCACGGCGTCGGATGACGCCCTGCGGCCGATGGGTCGATCGACCGAAGGCGTCAAGGGAATGTCGTTCCGGGATCGCGACAGCCTGCTGTCGGCATCGGTCGTCAGCGACTCCGGATTCGTGTTCGTCGTCACCGAGGGCGGCTACGCGAAGCGCACCGCGGTCGAGCAGTACCGCATCCAGAGCCGTGGCGGACTGGGCATCAAGGTGGCCAAACTGCACGAGGATCGCGGCGACCTGGCGGGCGGTCTGATCGTCTCCGAGGACGACGAGGTCTTGGTGGTTCTTGCCAGCGGCAAGGTGGTACGCTCTGCCGTGGCCGAGGTGCCCGCCAAGGGCCGCGACACCATGGGTGTCGTTTTCGCACGTGCCGGCGATGACGATCGCATCCTCGCGATCGCCCGCAACGGAGAGCGCGGCATCGGCGAAGAGACTGAGGCCGTCGAGGCGGACAACCCCCCGGCCGCCCCCGAGATCCCCGAAGAGAGTGTTGACGCATGA
- the dnaN gene encoding DNA polymerase III subunit beta, translating to MKFHVNRDVFSEAVSFVVKLLPQRNPQPILAGVLIEAGAHGLSLAAFDYEASARTTIEATVDEPGTILVHGRLLSEIASRLPNAPIQIEVDAEDGIVLTCGSARFTLASMPVQEYPAIPEVSGDSGLVPAEDFATAIAQVAFAASRDDVTPVLTGVQLEVTGTRLSLVATDRYRVALREIPWDGGAAASDESTTALVPARTLTEVGKTFAHSGDISVAFSGSGDREIIAFTAGNKTVTSLLIKGNFPPVRRLFPDVNEHHAVVNTADLTEAVRRVSLVLDRSAPLRFTFTTDSVSMDASGTEQARASESVDANLVGEDVTLGLNPQYLLESLSAVRSEFVRITFTSSDNANKLSPVLITPQTSVDKGGEESFKYLLQPNLLLR from the coding sequence GTGAAGTTCCACGTCAATCGCGATGTGTTCAGCGAGGCCGTGTCGTTCGTCGTCAAACTCCTGCCGCAGCGCAACCCGCAGCCGATCCTCGCGGGCGTGCTCATCGAGGCCGGCGCTCACGGCCTCTCGCTCGCGGCCTTCGACTACGAAGCCTCCGCACGAACGACGATCGAAGCCACCGTCGACGAACCGGGCACGATCCTCGTGCACGGCCGTCTGCTGTCCGAGATCGCCAGTCGCCTGCCCAACGCGCCGATCCAGATCGAGGTGGATGCCGAGGACGGCATCGTGCTCACGTGCGGCTCTGCGCGATTCACCCTGGCTTCGATGCCGGTGCAGGAGTACCCCGCCATTCCCGAAGTCAGCGGTGACTCCGGACTCGTCCCTGCGGAGGACTTCGCCACGGCCATCGCGCAGGTCGCGTTCGCCGCGTCGCGTGACGACGTGACCCCGGTGCTCACCGGCGTGCAGCTCGAAGTCACCGGCACCCGCCTCAGCCTGGTCGCCACCGACCGCTACCGCGTCGCGCTGCGGGAGATCCCGTGGGACGGCGGTGCTGCGGCATCCGATGAATCCACGACCGCGCTCGTACCGGCGCGCACGCTCACCGAGGTCGGCAAGACCTTCGCACACTCCGGAGACATCTCCGTCGCGTTCTCGGGATCGGGCGATCGCGAGATCATCGCGTTCACCGCCGGCAACAAGACGGTCACGTCGCTGCTGATCAAGGGCAACTTCCCGCCGGTGCGCCGTCTCTTCCCCGACGTCAACGAGCACCACGCCGTCGTCAACACCGCCGACCTCACCGAGGCGGTGCGCCGCGTGTCGCTCGTGCTCGATCGGTCCGCACCGCTGCGGTTCACGTTCACGACCGACAGCGTGTCGATGGATGCCTCGGGCACCGAGCAGGCGCGGGCATCGGAGTCGGTCGATGCGAACCTCGTCGGCGAGGATGTCACGCTCGGCCTGAACCCGCAGTACCTGCTCGAGTCCCTGTCGGCCGTCCGCAGCGAGTTCGTGCGGATCACGTTCACCTCGAGCGACAACGCGAACAAGCTCAGCCCGGTGCTGATCACCCCGCAGACCTCGGTCGACAAGGGTGGCGAGGAGTCGTTCAAGTACCTGCTGCAGCCCAACCTCCTTCTCAGGTGA
- a CDS encoding DUF721 domain-containing protein, producing the protein MPDPDDSAPIADRTQVPETVATYLRLRGLEPSPRAYRRKKRRRTEDDENQPFTSGRDPRGLGDVLTNLTRESGWDAQLAREDVVRLWSEVAGGDTAGHTRPVAFNDGTLTVQADSTAWAKQLQLMRAQILTEIIRRFPEAGIKSIRFIGPDVPSWKWGPRAIPGRGPRDTYG; encoded by the coding sequence ATGCCTGATCCCGACGACTCCGCACCGATCGCCGACCGCACCCAGGTGCCGGAGACGGTCGCGACCTACCTTCGGCTCCGCGGTCTCGAGCCGTCGCCGCGCGCCTATCGACGTAAGAAGCGCCGTCGCACCGAGGACGACGAGAACCAGCCGTTCACCTCGGGCCGCGACCCGCGCGGACTCGGCGACGTGCTCACGAATCTCACGCGCGAATCCGGTTGGGACGCCCAGTTGGCGCGCGAAGACGTGGTGCGGCTGTGGAGCGAGGTCGCCGGCGGAGACACCGCCGGGCACACCCGGCCGGTCGCCTTCAACGACGGCACGCTGACGGTTCAGGCTGATTCGACGGCGTGGGCGAAGCAGCTGCAGCTCATGCGCGCGCAGATCCTCACGGAGATCATCCGTCGCTTCCCGGAGGCGGGTATCAAATCGATCCGCTTCATCGGACCGGACGTCCCCTCCTGGAAATGGGGTCCCAGAGCCATTCCAGGGCGGGGTCCGCGCGATACCTACGGCTGA
- the recF gene encoding DNA replication/repair protein RecF (All proteins in this family for which functions are known are DNA-binding proteins that assist the filamentation of RecA onto DNA for the initiation of recombination or recombinational repair.), whose amino-acid sequence MIVEHLNLVDFRNYAAADVALTHGPNVFVGRNGQGKTNLAEAIAFFATLGSHRVTSDAPMVRDGAESAIVRARLAHGERRVLLEVQVNRQGSNKARVNGAAVKPAELPRYAQVVLFAPEDLQIVRGDPTARRRFADQLLVQRAPRMSGVLVDYDRVLKQRTALLKSARARGMRPDALPTLDVWDDKLVALGTEVIEARLALASDLSGPVAAAYTSIAGADHRPELEWALSVAGGDPEEDADSARAEEAPARIADQFRRSLADKRTAEFERGVTLVGPHRDDLRLRVRALPVKGYASHGESWSFALALRLASAELLRAESRLGDPVLILDDVFAELDADRRSRLAGLVADYEQVIVTAAVEADVPSGLRARLVHVEAGTIVESMDA is encoded by the coding sequence GTGATCGTGGAGCACCTGAACCTCGTCGACTTCCGCAACTATGCGGCCGCCGACGTGGCGCTCACCCACGGTCCGAACGTCTTCGTGGGCCGCAACGGTCAGGGGAAGACGAATCTCGCCGAAGCGATCGCGTTCTTCGCGACGCTCGGATCGCACCGCGTGACCTCGGATGCGCCGATGGTCCGCGACGGCGCCGAGTCCGCGATCGTGCGGGCCCGACTCGCCCACGGCGAGCGGCGCGTGCTCCTGGAGGTGCAGGTCAACCGGCAGGGATCGAACAAGGCACGGGTCAACGGCGCCGCGGTCAAGCCCGCCGAGCTTCCCCGCTACGCGCAGGTGGTGCTCTTCGCACCGGAAGACCTGCAGATCGTGCGCGGCGATCCGACAGCGCGCCGCCGCTTCGCCGACCAGCTGCTCGTGCAGCGCGCGCCGCGCATGTCGGGCGTGCTGGTGGATTACGACCGGGTGCTCAAGCAGCGCACCGCGCTGCTCAAGTCCGCACGTGCGCGCGGAATGAGGCCCGACGCCCTGCCCACTCTCGATGTCTGGGACGACAAGCTCGTCGCACTCGGCACCGAGGTGATCGAGGCGCGCCTCGCTCTGGCGAGCGATCTGTCCGGTCCGGTCGCGGCGGCGTACACGTCCATCGCGGGCGCCGATCACCGGCCCGAGCTCGAATGGGCCCTCTCCGTCGCCGGCGGCGATCCGGAGGAAGACGCCGATTCCGCGCGCGCCGAGGAGGCTCCGGCTCGCATCGCGGACCAGTTCCGCCGTTCCCTCGCCGACAAGCGCACCGCGGAGTTCGAGCGCGGCGTGACGCTGGTGGGACCGCACCGCGACGACCTGCGCCTTCGCGTGCGCGCGTTGCCGGTGAAGGGGTACGCCTCGCACGGCGAATCGTGGTCGTTCGCCCTCGCGCTCCGCCTCGCCTCGGCGGAGCTGCTGCGCGCCGAGTCGCGGCTGGGCGATCCCGTGCTGATCCTCGACGACGTCTTCGCCGAGCTCGACGCCGATCGACGCTCGCGTCTGGCGGGCCTCGTCGCCGATTACGAGCAGGTCATCGTGACCGCCGCGGTCGAGGCGGATGTGCCCTCGGGTCTGCGTGCACGGCTCGTCCACGTCGAGGCGGGCACGATCGTGGAGTCGATGGATGCCTGA
- a CDS encoding peptidylprolyl isomerase translates to MPIHTAVATFHTNYGDIVVNLFGDHAPRTVQNFIGLADGSGEWKHPATGQAGEGALYKDVIFHRIIAGFMIQGGDPLGVGTGGPGYTFNDEISPELTFTDPYKLAMANAGLRRNAITGKAEGTNGSQFFITVPGQGGRGPEWLQGKHTIFGEVADDASKAVVDTIAEVPTAAGDRPIEPVVISSIDIAAV, encoded by the coding sequence ATGCCGATTCACACCGCAGTGGCCACGTTCCACACCAACTACGGCGACATCGTCGTCAACCTCTTCGGGGACCACGCGCCCCGCACCGTGCAGAACTTCATCGGCCTCGCCGACGGCTCGGGCGAGTGGAAGCATCCCGCAACCGGTCAGGCTGGCGAGGGCGCCCTGTACAAGGACGTCATCTTCCACCGCATCATCGCGGGCTTCATGATCCAGGGCGGTGACCCGCTCGGCGTCGGAACCGGCGGCCCGGGCTACACGTTCAACGACGAGATCAGCCCCGAACTCACCTTCACCGACCCCTACAAGCTCGCGATGGCCAACGCCGGGCTGCGCCGCAACGCCATCACCGGCAAGGCCGAGGGCACCAACGGCTCGCAGTTCTTCATCACCGTCCCCGGCCAGGGCGGCCGCGGTCCGGAGTGGCTGCAGGGCAAGCACACGATCTTCGGCGAGGTCGCCGATGACGCCTCGAAGGCCGTCGTCGACACCATCGCGGAGGTTCCGACCGCCGCCGGCGACCGTCCGATCGAGCCGGTCGTCATCTCGTCGATCGACATCGCCGCCGTCTGA
- a CDS encoding NUDIX hydrolase, translating to MDLRVAAYAIITDDDGRVLLAHWNEGRRSGWTLPGGGIEPGEDPLDAMRREVREETGFRVVSDGLLGIHSRVIPAAHRTSEDTDVPLHAIRIVYRASIIGGRLRNEVDGSTDRAEWFAPHTIDALHKVKLVGVGLEMAGIATRAPSIDRL from the coding sequence ATGGATCTGCGCGTCGCCGCCTATGCCATCATCACCGACGACGACGGACGCGTGCTGCTGGCGCACTGGAACGAAGGCCGCCGCTCCGGATGGACGCTCCCGGGAGGCGGGATCGAGCCTGGGGAGGATCCCCTCGACGCGATGCGCCGAGAGGTGCGCGAGGAGACGGGCTTCCGCGTCGTCAGCGACGGCTTGCTCGGCATCCACTCGCGTGTCATCCCCGCTGCCCATCGCACGAGCGAGGACACAGACGTGCCGCTGCACGCGATCCGCATCGTCTACCGCGCGAGCATCATCGGCGGCCGGCTGCGCAACGAAGTCGATGGATCGACCGACCGCGCCGAATGGTTCGCCCCGCACACCATCGACGCGCTCCACAAGGTCAAGCTGGTGGGCGTCGGGCTGGAGATGGCCGGCATCGCGACCCGAGCGCCGTCAATCGATCGGCTGTGA
- a CDS encoding aminoacyl-tRNA deacylase, which yields MTDPLARIRDAADARGLPVEFRERPAAKSLPEAAEILGIPPSGIVKTLVVKRSDDTYLFALVPGDRAISWPKLRAVVGVNKLQLPDPARALAATGYERGTIVPVGSTTDWPVFADERIVGERIAMGAGAHGYSMFVEADDLISAYGATVADISQPID from the coding sequence GTGACCGACCCTCTCGCGAGAATTCGCGACGCGGCCGACGCCCGCGGTCTCCCGGTGGAGTTCCGCGAGCGCCCGGCCGCGAAGTCGCTTCCGGAGGCGGCCGAGATCCTCGGCATCCCTCCGTCGGGCATCGTGAAGACGCTCGTGGTCAAACGCAGCGACGACACGTACCTGTTCGCGCTGGTGCCCGGCGACCGGGCGATCTCGTGGCCGAAGCTGCGCGCCGTGGTCGGAGTGAACAAGCTCCAATTGCCCGACCCGGCGCGCGCGCTGGCGGCGACGGGCTACGAGCGGGGCACGATCGTCCCGGTCGGCAGCACGACGGACTGGCCGGTGTTCGCCGACGAGCGCATCGTCGGAGAGCGCATCGCGATGGGCGCGGGGGCCCACGGCTACAGCATGTTCGTCGAGGCCGATGACCTCATCAGCGCCTACGGTGCGACCGTCGCCGACATCTCACAGCCGATCGATTGA